The proteins below come from a single Oncorhynchus keta strain PuntledgeMale-10-30-2019 chromosome 1, Oket_V2, whole genome shotgun sequence genomic window:
- the LOC127907633 gene encoding uncharacterized protein LOC127907633 isoform X6 — translation MQCSNIKVHLNAGAILVFSGVGVFYNIKVHLNAGAILVFYGVGVFYNIKVRLNAGAILVFSGVGVFYNIKVHLNAGAILVFYGVGVFYNIKVHLNAGAILVFYGVGVFYNIKVHLNAGAILVFYGVGVFYNIKVHLNAGAILVFYGVGVFYNIKVHLNAGAILVFYGVGVFYNIKVHLNAGAILVFYGVGVFYNIKVHLNAGAILVFYGVGVFYNIKVHLNAGAILVFYGVGVFYNIKVHLNAGAILVFYGVGVFYNIKVHLNAGAILVFYGVGVFYNIKVNLTFSCSGSYALSKKRSHESKGQFSRSELICQ, via the exons ATGCAATGCTCAAACATCAAGGTCCATTTGAATGCTGGAGCCATACTAGTTTTCTCTGGGGTTGGTGTGTTTTACAACATCAAG GTCCATTTGAATGCTGGAGCCATACTAGTTTTCTATGGGGTTGGTGTGTTTTACAACATCAAG GTCCGTTTGAATGCTGGAGCCATACTAGTTTTCTCTGGGGTTGGTGTGTTTTACAACATCAAGGTCCATTTGAATGCTGGAGCCATACTAGTTTTCTATGGGGTTGGTGTGTTTTACAACATCAAGGTCCATTTGAATGCTGGAGCCATACTAGTTTTCTATGGGGTTGGTGTGTTTTACAACATCAAGGTCCATTTGAATGCTGGAGCCATACTAGTTTTCTATGGGGTTGGTGTGTTTTACAACATCAAGGTCCATTTGAATGCTGGAGCCATACTAGTTTTCTATGGGGTTGGTGTGTTTTACAACATCAAGGTCCATTTGAATGCTGGAGCCATACTAGTTTTCTATGGGGTTGGTGTGTTTTACAACATCAAGGTCCATTTGAATGCTGGAGCCATACTAGTTTTCTATGGGGTTGGTGTGTTTTACAACATCAAGGTCCATTTGAATGCTGGAGCCATACTAGTTTTCTATGGGGTTGGTGTGTTTTACAACATCAAGGTCCATTTGAATGCTGGAGCCATACTAGTTTTCTATGGGGTTGGTGTGTTTTACAACATCAAGGTCCATTTGAATGCTGGAGCCATACTAGTTTTCTATGGGGTTGGTGTGTTTTACAACATCAAGGTCCATTTGAATGCTGGAGCCATACTAGTTTTCTATGGGGTTGGTGTGTTTTACAACATCAAGGTCAATTTGACATTCAGTTGTTCTGGCTCTTATGCACTGTCTAAAAAAAGATCCCACGAATCAAAAGGTCAGTTCAGTCGGTCAGAACTAATATGCCAATGA
- the LOC127907633 gene encoding uncharacterized protein LOC127907633 isoform X7, with translation MQCSNIKVHLNAGAILVFSGVGVFYNIKVHLNAGAILVFSGVGVFYNIKVHLNAGAILVFSGVGVFYNIKVHLNAGAILVFYGVGVFYNIKVHLNAGAILVFYGVGVFYNIKVHLNAGAILVFYGVGVFYNIKVHLNAGAILVFYGVGVFYNIKVHLNAGAILVFYGVGVFYNIKVHLNAGAILVFYGVGVFYNIKVHLNAGAILVFYGVGVFYNIKVHLNAGAILVFYGVGVFYNIKVHLNAGAILVFYGVGVFYNIKVHLNAGAILVFYGVGVFYNIKVNLTFSCSGSYALSKKRSHESKGQFSRSELICQ, from the exons ATGCAATGCTCAAACATCAAGGTCCATTTGAATGCTGGAGCCATACTAGTTTTCTCTGGGGTTGGTGTGTTTTACAACATCAAGGTCCATTTGAATGCTGGAGCCATACTAGTTTTCTCTGGGGTTGGTGTGTTTTACAACATCAAGGTCCATTTGAATGCTGGAGCCATACTAGTTTTCTCTGGGGTTGGTGTGTTTTACAACATCAAG GTCCATTTGAATGCTGGAGCCATACTAGTTTTCTATGGGGTTGGTGTGTTTTACAACATCAAG GTCCATTTGAATGCTGGAGCCATACTAGTTTTCTATGGGGTTGGTGTGTTTTACAACATCAAGGTCCATTTGAATGCTGGAGCCATACTAGTTTTCTATGGGGTTGGTGTGTTTTACAACATCAAGGTCCATTTGAATGCTGGAGCCATACTAGTTTTCTATGGGGTTGGTGTGTTTTACAACATCAAGGTCCATTTGAATGCTGGAGCCATACTAGTTTTCTATGGGGTTGGTGTGTTTTACAACATCAAGGTCCATTTGAATGCTGGAGCCATACTAGTTTTCTATGGGGTTGGTGTGTTTTACAACATCAAGGTCCATTTGAATGCTGGAGCCATACTAGTTTTCTATGGGGTTGGTGTGTTTTACAACATCAAGGTCCATTTGAATGCTGGAGCCATACTAGTTTTCTATGGGGTTGGTGTGTTTTACAACATCAAGGTCCATTTGAATGCTGGAGCCATACTAGTTTTCTATGGGGTTGGTGTGTTTTACAACATCAAGGTCCATTTGAATGCTGGAGCCATACTAGTTTTCTATGGGGTTGGTGTGTTTTACAACATCAAGGTCAATTTGACATTCAGTTGTTCTGGCTCTTATGCACTGTCTAAAAAAAGATCCCACGAATCAAAAGGTCAGTTCAGTCGGTCAGAACTAATATGCCAATGA
- the LOC127907633 gene encoding uncharacterized protein LOC127907633 isoform X5 — protein MQCSNIKVHLNAGAILVFSGVGVFYNIKVHLNAGAILVFSGVGVFYNIKVHLNAGAILVFYGVGVFYNIKVHLNAGAILVFYGVGVFYNIKVHLNAGAILVFYGVGVFYNIKVHLNAGAILVFYGVGVFYNIKVHLNAGAILVFYGVGVFYNIKVHLNAGAILVFYGVGVFYNIKVHLNAGAILVFYGVGVFYNIKVHLNAGAILVFYGVGVFYNIKVHLNAGAILVFYGVGVFYNIKVHLNAGAILVFYGVGVFYNIKVHLNAGAILVFYGVGVFYNIKVNLTFSCSGSYALSKKRSHESKGQFSRSELICQ, from the exons ATGCAATGCTCAAACATCAAGGTCCATTTGAATGCTGGAGCCATACTAGTTTTCTCTGGGGTTGGTGTGTTTTACAACATCAAGGTCCATTTGAATGCTGGAGCCATACTAGTTTTCTCTGGGGTTGGTGTGTTTTACAACATCAAG GTCCATTTGAATGCTGGAGCCATACTAGTTTTCTATGGGGTTGGTGTGTTTTACAACATCAAG GTCCATTTGAATGCTGGAGCCATACTAGTTTTCTATGGGGTTGGTGTGTTTTACAACATCAAGGTCCATTTGAATGCTGGAGCCATACTAGTTTTCTATGGGGTTGGTGTGTTTTACAACATCAAGGTCCATTTGAATGCTGGAGCCATACTAGTTTTCTATGGGGTTGGTGTGTTTTACAACATCAAGGTCCATTTGAATGCTGGAGCCATACTAGTTTTCTATGGGGTTGGTGTGTTTTACAACATCAAGGTCCATTTGAATGCTGGAGCCATACTAGTTTTCTATGGGGTTGGTGTGTTTTACAACATCAAGGTCCATTTGAATGCTGGAGCCATACTAGTTTTCTATGGGGTTGGTGTGTTTTACAACATCAAGGTCCATTTGAATGCTGGAGCCATACTAGTTTTCTATGGGGTTGGTGTGTTTTACAACATCAAGGTCCATTTGAATGCTGGAGCCATACTAGTTTTCTATGGGGTTGGTGTGTTTTACAACATCAAGGTCCATTTGAATGCTGGAGCCATACTAGTTTTCTATGGGGTTGGTGTGTTTTACAACATCAAGGTCCATTTGAATGCTGGAGCCATACTAGTTTTCTATGGGGTTGGTGTGTTTTACAACATCAAGGTCAATTTGACATTCAGTTGTTCTGGCTCTTATGCACTGTCTAAAAAAAGATCCCACGAATCAAAAGGTCAGTTCAGTCGGTCAGAACTAATATGCCAATGA
- the LOC127907633 gene encoding uncharacterized protein LOC127907633 isoform X1, with amino-acid sequence MQCSNIKVHLNAGAILVFSGVGVFYNIKVHLNAGAILVFSGVGVFYNIKVHLNAGAILVFSGVGVFYNIKVHLNAGAILVFYGVGVFYNIKVRLNAGAILVFSGVGVFYNIKVHLNAGAILVFYGVGVFYNIKVHLNAGAILVFYGVGVFYNIKVHLNAGAILVFYGVGVFYNIKVHLNAGAILVFYGVGVFYNIKVHLNAGAILVFYGVGVFYNIKVHLNAGAILVFYGVGVFYNIKVHLNAGAILVFYGVGVFYNIKVHLNAGAILVFYGVGVFYNIKVHLNAGAILVFYGVGVFYNIKVHLNAGAILVFYGVGVFYNIKVNLTFSCSGSYALSKKRSHESKGQFSRSELICQ; translated from the exons ATGCAATGCTCAAACATCAAGGTCCATTTGAATGCTGGAGCCATACTAGTTTTCTCTGGGGTTGGTGTGTTTTACAACATCAAGGTCCATTTGAATGCTGGAGCCATACTAGTTTTCTCTGGGGTTGGTGTGTTTTACAACATCAAGGTCCATTTGAATGCTGGAGCCATACTAGTTTTCTCTGGGGTTGGTGTGTTTTACAACATCAAG GTCCATTTGAATGCTGGAGCCATACTAGTTTTCTATGGGGTTGGTGTGTTTTACAACATCAAG GTCCGTTTGAATGCTGGAGCCATACTAGTTTTCTCTGGGGTTGGTGTGTTTTACAACATCAAGGTCCATTTGAATGCTGGAGCCATACTAGTTTTCTATGGGGTTGGTGTGTTTTACAACATCAAGGTCCATTTGAATGCTGGAGCCATACTAGTTTTCTATGGGGTTGGTGTGTTTTACAACATCAAGGTCCATTTGAATGCTGGAGCCATACTAGTTTTCTATGGGGTTGGTGTGTTTTACAACATCAAGGTCCATTTGAATGCTGGAGCCATACTAGTTTTCTATGGGGTTGGTGTGTTTTACAACATCAAGGTCCATTTGAATGCTGGAGCCATACTAGTTTTCTATGGGGTTGGTGTGTTTTACAACATCAAGGTCCATTTGAATGCTGGAGCCATACTAGTTTTCTATGGGGTTGGTGTGTTTTACAACATCAAGGTCCATTTGAATGCTGGAGCCATACTAGTTTTCTATGGGGTTGGTGTGTTTTACAACATCAAGGTCCATTTGAATGCTGGAGCCATACTAGTTTTCTATGGGGTTGGTGTGTTTTACAACATCAAGGTCCATTTGAATGCTGGAGCCATACTAGTTTTCTATGGGGTTGGTGTGTTTTACAACATCAAGGTCCATTTGAATGCTGGAGCCATACTAGTTTTCTATGGGGTTGGTGTGTTTTACAACATCAAGGTCAATTTGACATTCAGTTGTTCTGGCTCTTATGCACTGTCTAAAAAAAGATCCCACGAATCAAAAGGTCAGTTCAGTCGGTCAGAACTAATATGCCAATGA
- the LOC127907633 gene encoding uncharacterized protein LOC127907633 isoform X2: MQCSNIKVHLNAGAILVFSGVGVFYNIKVHLNAGAILVFSGVGVFYNIKVHLNAGAILVFSGVGVFYNIKVHLNAGAILVFYGVGVFYNIKVHLNAGAILVFYGVGVFYNIKVHLNAGAILVFYGVGVFYNIKVHLNAGAILVFYGVGVFYNIKVHLNAGAILVFYGVGVFYNIKVHLNAGAILVFYGVGVFYNIKVHLNAGAILVFYGVGVFYNIKVHLNAGAILVFYGVGVFYNIKVHLNAGAILVFYGVGVFYNIKVHLNAGAILVFYGVGVFYNIKVHLNAGAILVFYGVGVFYNIKVNLTFSCSGSYALSKKRSHESKGQFSRSELICQ; encoded by the exons ATGCAATGCTCAAACATCAAGGTCCATTTGAATGCTGGAGCCATACTAGTTTTCTCTGGGGTTGGTGTGTTTTACAACATCAAGGTCCATTTGAATGCTGGAGCCATACTAGTTTTCTCTGGGGTTGGTGTGTTTTACAACATCAAGGTCCATTTGAATGCTGGAGCCATACTAGTTTTCTCTGGGGTTGGTGTGTTTTACAACATCAAG GTCCATTTGAATGCTGGAGCCATACTAGTTTTCTATGGGGTTGGTGTGTTTTACAACATCAAG GTCCATTTGAATGCTGGAGCCATACTAGTTTTCTATGGGGTTGGTGTGTTTTACAACATCAAGGTCCATTTGAATGCTGGAGCCATACTAGTTTTCTATGGGGTTGGTGTGTTTTACAACATCAAGGTCCATTTGAATGCTGGAGCCATACTAGTTTTCTATGGGGTTGGTGTGTTTTACAACATCAAGGTCCATTTGAATGCTGGAGCCATACTAGTTTTCTATGGGGTTGGTGTGTTTTACAACATCAAGGTCCATTTGAATGCTGGAGCCATACTAGTTTTCTATGGGGTTGGTGTGTTTTACAACATCAAGGTCCATTTGAATGCTGGAGCCATACTAGTTTTCTATGGGGTTGGTGTGTTTTACAACATCAAGGTCCATTTGAATGCTGGAGCCATACTAGTTTTCTATGGGGTTGGTGTGTTTTACAACATCAAGGTCCATTTGAATGCTGGAGCCATACTAGTTTTCTATGGGGTTGGTGTGTTTTACAACATCAAGGTCCATTTGAATGCTGGAGCCATACTAGTTTTCTATGGGGTTGGTGTGTTTTACAACATCAAGGTCCATTTGAATGCTGGAGCCATACTAGTTTTCTATGGGGTTGGTGTGTTTTACAACATCAAGGTCAATTTGACATTCAGTTGTTCTGGCTCTTATGCACTGTCTAAAAAAAGATCCCACGAATCAAAAGGTCAGTTCAGTCGGTCAGAACTAATATGCCAATGA
- the LOC127907633 gene encoding uncharacterized protein LOC127907633 isoform X4: MQCSNIKVHLNAGAILVFSGVGVFYNIKVHLNAGAILVFSGVGVFYNIKVHLNAGAILVFSGVGVFYNIKVHLNAGAILVFYGVGVFYNIKVHLNAGAILVFYGVGVFYNIKVHLNAGAILVFYGVGVFYNIKVHLNAGAILVFYGVGVFYNIKVHLNAGAILVFYGVGVFYNIKVHLNAGAILVFYGVGVFYNIKVHLNAGAILVFYGVGVFYNIKVHLNAGAILVFYGVGVFYNIKVHLNAGAILVFYGVGVFYNIKVHLNAGAILVFYGVGVFYNIKVNLTFSCSGSYALSKKRSHESKGQFSRSELICQ; the protein is encoded by the exons ATGCAATGCTCAAACATCAAGGTCCATTTGAATGCTGGAGCCATACTAGTTTTCTCTGGGGTTGGTGTGTTTTACAACATCAAGGTCCATTTGAATGCTGGAGCCATACTAGTTTTCTCTGGGGTTGGTGTGTTTTACAACATCAAGGTCCATTTGAATGCTGGAGCCATACTAGTTTTCTCTGGGGTTGGTGTGTTTTACAACATCAAG GTCCATTTGAATGCTGGAGCCATACTAGTTTTCTATGGGGTTGGTGTGTTTTACAACATCAAGGTCCATTTGAATGCTGGAGCCATACTAGTTTTCTATGGGGTTGGTGTGTTTTACAACATCAAGGTCCATTTGAATGCTGGAGCCATACTAGTTTTCTATGGGGTTGGTGTGTTTTACAACATCAAGGTCCATTTGAATGCTGGAGCCATACTAGTTTTCTATGGGGTTGGTGTGTTTTACAACATCAAGGTCCATTTGAATGCTGGAGCCATACTAGTTTTCTATGGGGTTGGTGTGTTTTACAACATCAAGGTCCATTTGAATGCTGGAGCCATACTAGTTTTCTATGGGGTTGGTGTGTTTTACAACATCAAGGTCCATTTGAATGCTGGAGCCATACTAGTTTTCTATGGGGTTGGTGTGTTTTACAACATCAAGGTCCATTTGAATGCTGGAGCCATACTAGTTTTCTATGGGGTTGGTGTGTTTTACAACATCAAGGTCCATTTGAATGCTGGAGCCATACTAGTTTTCTATGGGGTTGGTGTGTTTTACAACATCAAGGTCCATTTGAATGCTGGAGCCATACTAGTTTTCTATGGGGTTGGTGTGTTTTACAACATCAAGGTCAATTTGACATTCAGTTGTTCTGGCTCTTATGCACTGTCTAAAAAAAGATCCCACGAATCAAAAGGTCAGTTCAGTCGGTCAGAACTAATATGCCAATGA
- the LOC127907633 gene encoding uncharacterized protein LOC127907633 isoform X3, whose product MQCSNIKVHLNAGAILVFSGVGVFYNIKVHLNAGAILVFSGVGVFYNIKVHLNAGAILVFYGVGVFYNIKVRLNAGAILVFSGVGVFYNIKVHLNAGAILVFYGVGVFYNIKVHLNAGAILVFYGVGVFYNIKVHLNAGAILVFYGVGVFYNIKVHLNAGAILVFYGVGVFYNIKVHLNAGAILVFYGVGVFYNIKVHLNAGAILVFYGVGVFYNIKVHLNAGAILVFYGVGVFYNIKVHLNAGAILVFYGVGVFYNIKVHLNAGAILVFYGVGVFYNIKVHLNAGAILVFYGVGVFYNIKVNLTFSCSGSYALSKKRSHESKGQFSRSELICQ is encoded by the exons ATGCAATGCTCAAACATCAAGGTCCATTTGAATGCTGGAGCCATACTAGTTTTCTCTGGGGTTGGTGTGTTTTACAACATCAAGGTCCATTTGAATGCTGGAGCCATACTAGTTTTCTCTGGGGTTGGTGTGTTTTACAACATCAAG GTCCATTTGAATGCTGGAGCCATACTAGTTTTCTATGGGGTTGGTGTGTTTTACAACATCAAG GTCCGTTTGAATGCTGGAGCCATACTAGTTTTCTCTGGGGTTGGTGTGTTTTACAACATCAAGGTCCATTTGAATGCTGGAGCCATACTAGTTTTCTATGGGGTTGGTGTGTTTTACAACATCAAGGTCCATTTGAATGCTGGAGCCATACTAGTTTTCTATGGGGTTGGTGTGTTTTACAACATCAAGGTCCATTTGAATGCTGGAGCCATACTAGTTTTCTATGGGGTTGGTGTGTTTTACAACATCAAGGTCCATTTGAATGCTGGAGCCATACTAGTTTTCTATGGGGTTGGTGTGTTTTACAACATCAAGGTCCATTTGAATGCTGGAGCCATACTAGTTTTCTATGGGGTTGGTGTGTTTTACAACATCAAGGTCCATTTGAATGCTGGAGCCATACTAGTTTTCTATGGGGTTGGTGTGTTTTACAACATCAAGGTCCATTTGAATGCTGGAGCCATACTAGTTTTCTATGGGGTTGGTGTGTTTTACAACATCAAGGTCCATTTGAATGCTGGAGCCATACTAGTTTTCTATGGGGTTGGTGTGTTTTACAACATCAAGGTCCATTTGAATGCTGGAGCCATACTAGTTTTCTATGGGGTTGGTGTGTTTTACAACATCAAGGTCCATTTGAATGCTGGAGCCATACTAGTTTTCTATGGGGTTGGTGTGTTTTACAACATCAAGGTCAATTTGACATTCAGTTGTTCTGGCTCTTATGCACTGTCTAAAAAAAGATCCCACGAATCAAAAGGTCAGTTCAGTCGGTCAGAACTAATATGCCAATGA